From the Verrucomicrobiota bacterium genome, the window GATGGTCTGCTCGCTTATGATCTCGCAAGCTTTGAAAGGGACATAGTCTCCCTCATTATAAATCGAATCCAGGAGGTTTTGAAGATTTGAAATCCAATTATTTACCGCAGCACTTCTTATACTTTTTCCCACTGCCACACGGGCAGGGTTCATTGCGGCCGATTTTGCGTTCGGGTCGTAGGTAGGGAACGTCTGAATACCCACCGATGTTGGCAGGTTCATCGCGCACGGGAACGTATTCTTTAGGTTTCTTTTGTCGTTTGGCTTTATCAACCACATACTTATCGGTGAAACAATACCACTTTGATATTTCCCTATGAATGTCATCTGCGAAACGGAAACGATGGTCGCGAGTAAAGTAGGGCCTTTCATTGTCCAGCCTGGATAACACGTCCAGCAAGTTGTCCACACTCTCATCAGCCAAACCTTCCAGATAAGCCCGTTTTATTAGATCCCGATGCTCGCTTAAACACAGATCGACCGAGACGCCAACCGCTCCATCCCAAACAAAAGAGGGTTCCTTCTCCAGTTTGAAATCGTAAAGTTCACTTAAATAGCTGGAAAGCGCATCTCGCGAATAATGCCCTTTCAAACATAAGGTACCCAGAGCTTCAATCGCGGCGGACCTGGCAAAAGGATCGGCGTCAAGATCCTCCACCACCAGTTTAAGCGCCTCAGGATCATCGCAACATAGAGAAGCGAGCATAAGATGCAGACCTTCGGTAATAACATCCCCCAACAAATCATCCGACAAGGGGTGCCGGGCCAAGGCAATCATCATTGGCTTAGCCTTTTTCTCCCTAAATTGTGCCAGAAGATACATAGCATAGAGAGACAGCATGTATTCATACTCATCGATCGCCTCCTCTGTATGAGTCAACATCCATTCCAGAGCTGCCAGAAGATGCGGGGTGGCTTCCTCGCGGCGGAGAATCACTTCATCAATTTCTTCTCTCGGATATCCCTCCCCCAGGTACAACAGCGGCTTCAGAAAATCAGGAACGTCGAAAAACTGTTTACGGCTCATAGCGAAAAAGAAATTAGAACCGTCTCATTATTCGTTTGCCAATAAAAGAATGATATTCAGTCTTACAGCAACGATACATAGGAGAAACCAAAAAGATAGGGTGGAAAGTTTCATTGGTTATACTTTGGCCAGGCGAGAACAGTAAATAAAGGTACAAATTTGGATTCCCTCCTAGCCGCAAAAAATCTAGGGTAAATCTTTAAACATTTTCCAATCCCCTAACCCCAATCAGTACGAAATGAATCAAACGATGAACCCCATGACACGACGTAGTTTTCTCGGAGCAGCTGCTGCTGCCGGAGCGATGAACCTGATAAACGTTTCCAGCGCACAGACAAGGACGAGACCTTCCAAGACGCCAAACCCGCCGAAGAACCGGACTTATCCGCTGGAAGGCATCGCACGGCAGAACATCAAGATCACCGACCTGAAAATGACGCCGCTGACTTACGTGATGAAGCCGTCCGAGTATTGGTCAACCGCCCAATATGATTGCTGGCGAACCGATTCTATCCTGGTGGAGGTTTTCACCGATCAGGGCATCACGGGTATCGGGGGTTCCAGCCAGTACGGTGGACCTGAAGAGATGATGGCCTATTTCAACAAAGTGATC encodes:
- a CDS encoding DUF1186 domain-containing protein; this translates as MSRKQFFDVPDFLKPLLYLGEGYPREEIDEVILRREEATPHLLAALEWMLTHTEEAIDEYEYMLSLYAMYLLAQFREKKAKPMMIALARHPLSDDLLGDVITEGLHLMLASLCCDDPEALKLVVEDLDADPFARSAAIEALGTLCLKGHYSRDALSSYLSELYDFKLEKEPSFVWDGAVGVSVDLCLSEHRDLIKRAYLEGLADESVDNLLDVLSRLDNERPYFTRDHRFRFADDIHREISKWYCFTDKYVVDKAKRQKKPKEYVPVRDEPANIGGYSDVPYLRPERKIGRNEPCPCGSGKKYKKCCGK